The following is a genomic window from Homalodisca vitripennis isolate AUS2020 chromosome 5, UT_GWSS_2.1, whole genome shotgun sequence.
AGACTTCGGAACCCATCTTAGTCACCTGTtctctgttttttaaataagacttaaCCCAGGTAATTGCATCGTCCTGAAAGCCCAGATATTTTAATTTCGCAAGCAGTAATTCATGGCTTATGGAGTCGAAGGCTTGAGAGTAGTCAAGCATAACTACAGAGCTACACCTGCCTCTATCCCTCGCCTCAAACAAGTCTGCAAACATATTCATCAACGCAGTGCAGGTGCTATGGTTTCTTCTGAATCCTGACTGCAGTTTAGGGAGCAATCGTTCTGCGTTTACGTATTCAACAATTTGTCTAGTTACTAATTTTTCAAGGACTTTCGACATAGCTGGTAGTATAGATATTGGCCTCAGGTCATTGACATCTTTCGGGTTAGGTTTTTTTGACAAAGGGTGAACTATACTTGTTTTCCACTCTTTGGGAAACTCACCAGTTGACAAAGATTTGTTCATTAGGTGGGTGATAGCACCAATGGCATATGGACTGACggcttttatcattaaaatacttaTGTCATCTACTCCAACTGCCCTGGAGGTGATCTCATTTATAGCCGACTTTACTTCGTCCTCTAATAttcttctaaaaacaaaattattgaccaAGGCCCCACGTGTCTGTCGATAGTAATTGTTTATCAGTTCTTCGTCTGCTTCATAAAAGGATCCCATATTTgagaaatagttatttatttcattcacatTTATATCTGCTGGGAGGTGGTTTTTGCTCTTTTTCTTCACTATATCACTCTGCTTCAGGCACGTCCAAAACCCCTTAGAATCCTTACAGTCAGTCAGTTTTTTCAACAAGGAAATCCTTTTTTTCTTTGCGTACAACACCGTTTAatctatttctaatatttttatattctatacaaTCACGCTCTTGTTTAGTCTTTGCAAATTTTTTTCGTAacttattcttcaattttgttaagtcaataatttctttatttctccaTGGTGCTTTCTTCTTCGTTATTCTTTTTGTCACCAAGGGTGCCAAAGAATCAAAAATACTTCTCACATTTGaagcaataaaactatttatacatcTCACCTCCATCATTTCATAGGTACATTCCCATTTTACTTTACTCAGCCTGGCTAATGCACCCTCAAtgtcaaactttgaaaaatctctaTATGTTACAAACTTGGCAACGGTTTTTTTCTTTTCTACACATTAGACTGCAGTAAATGAGTTTATGGTCAGTAATTTTCATATTCCTGTGATCCAAAATACTAGAAACATCAATCACCCCACACGTTTCAAGGTGAGTcgctttatttgttattatatgatCTATCAGTGTGGATGATGTGGCAGTAACTCGAGTAGGTTCCGTTATGTGTTGTACGCTATTTGTCATTTTTAACAGGCGACGAAGATGTTTGACTTCTTGACAGTGACTTGACAACAAATTGATGTTAGTATCACCCAAGCATATGACTGAGTCCACTTCAACTGCGATGTCCACAAACAGTGCCTGAAAGAAGGAGTCGAGGCAGGTGCTACTAACACTAGGCGGCCTGTACACTATGGCAACGGCGAGCTTAATACCCCTTATTTTAAGGACTACAGAGATAAATTCTATGCCTGGATCCACGCTAGGTATATTCTTTCTCTCGAAAGTCAAACCTTCTTTAATGTAAAGAGCCACACCTCCTCCGGCTCCTACTATTCGGTCAGCTCTCAAAAGCGTGTATCCAGGTATCTCGTAATGGTCAGAAGGGGTGCTGGGACTGAGCCAAGTTTCTGATACTCCAAACAAATCCAAATAAAAGTCATCTATAAATGATGACATCTCCTCGAAACCCGTGTTTAAAGAGCGCATATTTAGGTGCGCAAAACACAAGCTTCGATATGCTCGTTTCCCGACTCCGGCGCGTAACCCGACCCCGAGCTCTCCTCCAGGATTGGAAGAGAGACCGGGTCCGGGCACACACCCTCAGAGGCGAGACTACGATTTCTTGGCTGACGCTCGCCACCGAGTCCTCCATCACACGGAGACTCGCAGGGATCAGCGCTCCAAACAGAGAACTCAGCCGCGAGACGCCCTCCCTGTTAAGGTGTCTTCCATCCCAGGCGAGGTGCCTCCTCGACACACCCAGCAGTTGGCCTCCACAAACATGACtccaaaattattacacattaagTCAAGTTGAACGTTAAAGTCATGGAGGGCTTTATAGCTAATGTCGGATCGAATAATTATGCTGTctacgaaaacttttgaatttGGGAAAAATTGTTTTAGTCGTAAACAGCAAATCAGCCATGTCGTGAAGAGCCTCACGCTTGCCGTGGCCCCCGTTGTATCCTGGACCTCCCCTGTAACCTCTCCTCAGATTGTTCGTGCCCACATGAATATGTATAACTGAAAACCTGTGATTCACATAGCTCAACAATACttcttttaaatcagttattctAGCGCCTGGGCGACATTCCAGGATCACTTCTTCGCTAAGAGTACTTGGAATAGCGTGTCGAATCATTGAATCACCTAACACTAACACATTCTTAGAACTAGGTTTGCTATCGCTAGTGTCAGTTCGGTTTCGTGTAACAGGGAGAACAGGTGTTGCGGCTACTCCGCTGCTGACACGAACATCTGAGGAGAATGTACCCGCAGGACCGGACTCGGCTTCTTTGTGTACAAGCTTAcgcttacaataatttaaatcaatacccTTACGTCTATTTGTATTGACACGTGTCTTACGTTTAGAACCATATGTTTTATCAGATTGCAAATCTTTTATTGCCCTAGTCtgaacagtttgtttacaaacattcaTATCAGTATCCTTCTCAGTTACGCTCAATACATTGAACTTGTTTCTACAAATGATATCAGGAGAACCCAAACACACCCGTCCGTGTCTGCGCTTACGATTGGATTTTACAGTTGTCCATtcatgattttgtttgtttgataaaGCTTCAAGATTTTGTTGAACATgccttttactatttttttattttaccgtttttttttaGTGGAACTTTAATCTGTGTCTTCTCGGAGCAGATCGGACGAGCATGCCCGTGTAATCCCAACCATTTTTCAAAAGTCAGAGTAACTGAATTGTCAAGACAAAAAAACTGCAAGATCTGTTTAGCGTTCACCAGAACATTTAGTCCACATTCAAATGAATTTGTTTGCTGAAAACAAGGCACTTCCACTACATCATTAGcattgattttaatagttttcgcTAGCTTAACAGCAGAGTGCGCATTTGACCCGGCCATCGAGTCAAAATGGTAAGCTTTAGAAGCTTTTACGTCACAGAATAAAAGTGTCCAATGACAGCCAGAGTCTTCATTAGGGCTAGTTGAGTTATTGACACaacaaaaaatgtactttaaggCAGATGatgtaactataaaatatatatatatatatatagttaattatatataataataactaataatcgGTGTTACAATCAGTATTTTGAGGGGTTTTTAGCATTGAAAGGTGAGATTTCCTCGCCTTTTTCTATAACGTTCCTCAAATTCGTTTTTAATATCGGTTATATTCCGCCGGCCTTCGGGTGTCCTATATCTAGATATACTGATATCACTGAAGGCTACATCAGCTTTTGAAACTATATctcaatttaaaatctaaaataaaaatctaaacttaGCCTCAACGCAACAAATTATCTTCATAGCCCCTGGCCTGCTTCTTGATTCTCAGAACTTTCAACTTTTTGTGCTCAGTATTTGAGGGGATAGCAACGTACGTACAAGACCCTTGTCATGTTATATTGTTAATGTTGATTCAGGATTACTCACTTCCGGGTTGTTATGTAAAAAAGTGTAGTTGGCCTTTCTTCTTTGATAGGTATAAATCTTTTTCTCATTAACTTATATTGTTTTAGTTCGCTCACAAGCAAGATGAGGTATTTTCTTACTactcaattatttcaaaattactaagctcataaaataatacatatatttatatgactTAAAACAATACCGTTTATAAACTAAGACAATTTAACCACGGTTTTAAAGGTGGTATGTTTTGAAACAAGTACAGTATACGTCACAAACAAGAGGAGGCTGTTACCATCGTACTGGCACAGTTTCACAAGTTATACCTCCATTTGGGCCTTGTCGGGACGCTAacagtaacaataacaataaacaagaaGCTGTGTACTGTATTCTTGTTATGAACGCGAGTCCTTATACTGTTTATCACCATTAAGATAAGTTTATATACAGGTTAAACTTAGAATACACCAATAGTGAAAAGTTTATTGTAACTTTTTGACgtgttacaacattttttttataagcttAAGCCGACAGTAAcggtttcaaatatattttaaaatttgaaaaacattttggcttatataatttattacaaatttaaagtagaaTGATTGTAAATAACTGCACAATATTATACATCTacagcaaataattttttttcaatgttgtgTCTCATATATTCGCAaatttaaccaaataaaataaacattaaatttagctTAACCCAAAAATTCtaattgaagataaattttttacaatttaagcCATATATCTATAACTACCATTTCATTCTTAGTGAACCTGCAAGacctattttttatttgaaaataaaaacatggcatgtATTATAGCTgtagaaatggattaaaaaaatattttaaatacaacagtCTGTTGCAAGGTACAGGTTCACtcttataaaaattctttttaatatatattgaaatgttaaaaaatggcggaaaaaacattaa
Proteins encoded in this region:
- the LOC124363506 gene encoding uncharacterized protein LOC124363506, with product MGISETKWKGSGSREVGQGYRIWWSGGEIGRRNGVAIVMDKKMTSRVMKVDVVSERIIKVTVRMEGEIMDIIQVYAPQTGCTDDEKREFEEDLERQVKEERTIIIGDFNAQVEAESGPAGTFSSDVRVSSGVAATPVLPVTRNRTDTSDSKPSSKNVLVLGDSMIRHAIPSTLSEEVILECRPGARITDLKEVLLSYVNHRFSVIHIHVGTNNLRRGYRGGPGYNGGHGKREALHDMADLLFTTKTIFPKFKSFRRQHNYSIRH